From a region of the Neobacillus niacini genome:
- a CDS encoding amidohydrolase produces the protein MKSDLMGMLESRKEEIIEIRRYLHQNPELSFKEEKTAQYIADFYKGKDVDVQTNVGNGYGIIVTIKGGKPGKTIGLRADFDALPIVEEADVPFKSKNEGVMHACGHDGHTAFLLVLADCFIQLKDSIPGTIKIIHQHAEEVPPGGAKSIVESGLIDDLDAVYGIHLLPMGPAGTVGHHAGYSFNGRAYMRLKVQGRGGHGSSPHLANDAIVAAAHFVTAAQTIVSRRLSPFDVGVITIGSFDGKGTFNVIKDSVELEGDIRYMTVETKETIEKEVKRIVRGIEEEFGVTCELTYTPDYPPLYNDPELTAMVAESLRSMNDPDIKEVKEFPAMAPSEDFAYYAEKFPACFFYIACTPKGVEDPYFNHHPKFDIDEDALLVAAKAVGQVVCSYYELN, from the coding sequence ATGAAAAGCGATTTAATGGGTATGTTAGAATCACGTAAAGAAGAAATCATTGAAATCCGACGCTATTTACATCAAAATCCTGAGCTCTCATTTAAAGAGGAGAAGACGGCTCAGTATATTGCGGATTTTTATAAAGGGAAAGATGTTGATGTTCAAACGAATGTTGGAAATGGGTATGGCATAATCGTTACGATTAAAGGTGGAAAACCTGGGAAAACCATTGGTCTTCGTGCTGATTTTGATGCCCTTCCGATTGTAGAAGAAGCAGATGTTCCGTTTAAGTCAAAGAATGAAGGTGTCATGCATGCGTGCGGCCATGACGGACATACTGCTTTCTTGTTAGTTTTAGCTGATTGTTTTATCCAATTAAAGGATTCCATCCCAGGTACCATCAAAATCATTCACCAGCATGCAGAAGAGGTTCCGCCAGGCGGAGCAAAAAGTATTGTCGAGTCTGGCTTGATTGATGATTTAGATGCTGTTTATGGCATTCACTTGTTACCGATGGGACCAGCAGGGACAGTAGGTCATCATGCGGGGTATTCCTTTAATGGACGGGCATACATGAGATTGAAAGTGCAAGGAAGAGGCGGGCATGGTTCCTCTCCTCATCTCGCGAACGATGCGATTGTCGCTGCCGCACATTTTGTTACTGCAGCGCAAACCATCGTTAGCCGAAGATTAAGTCCTTTCGATGTGGGTGTCATCACCATTGGATCTTTTGATGGAAAAGGGACATTCAACGTGATCAAGGACAGCGTAGAACTTGAAGGCGATATCCGTTATATGACGGTAGAAACAAAAGAAACGATTGAAAAAGAAGTGAAGCGGATTGTACGAGGAATTGAAGAAGAATTTGGCGTAACCTGTGAGCTAACGTATACGCCAGATTATCCACCTTTATACAATGACCCAGAGCTTACCGCAATGGTTGCAGAAAGTTTACGAAGCATGAATGATCCAGATATAAAAGAAGTGAAAGAATTTCCGGCGATGGCTCCATCCGAAGACTTTGCTTATTATGCTGAAAAATTCCCGGCCTGCTTCTTTTACATTGCATGTACACCAAAAGGGGTTGAAGATCCTTATTTTAATCATCACCCGAAATTTGATATTGATGAAGATGCACTCCTAGTAGCCGCCAAAGCGGTTGGTCAGGTAGTTTGTAGTTATTATGAATTAAACTAA
- a CDS encoding TIGR00730 family Rossman fold protein, translated as MKRLAVYCGSSLGASEAYKTGAIELGKELAKRNITLVYGGSSIGLMGAVADTVLREGGQAIGVIPKVLEEREISHKGLTELITVETMHERKAKMADMVDGFVVLPGGTGTLEEFFEVFTWGQIGLHKKPCGLLNINHYYDPLISLFDHMIDQKFLQEKFRSMAIIEEEPAALLDKFLNYEAPSIKAFE; from the coding sequence ATGAAACGATTGGCAGTTTATTGCGGTTCAAGTTTGGGTGCTTCAGAGGCTTATAAAACAGGAGCCATAGAGTTGGGGAAAGAGCTCGCCAAACGGAATATTACCTTAGTTTACGGCGGTTCAAGTATCGGGTTGATGGGCGCTGTCGCTGATACGGTGTTACGTGAAGGCGGCCAAGCCATTGGTGTGATACCTAAGGTGTTAGAGGAACGAGAAATCTCCCATAAAGGGTTAACGGAGTTAATAACGGTTGAAACCATGCACGAGAGAAAAGCGAAGATGGCTGATATGGTTGATGGCTTTGTTGTTTTGCCCGGCGGAACCGGGACCCTTGAGGAGTTTTTCGAAGTATTTACTTGGGGTCAGATTGGCCTGCATAAAAAGCCGTGCGGTCTACTTAATATTAACCACTATTATGACCCATTAATCAGCCTGTTTGACCATATGATCGACCAAAAGTTTTTGCAAGAAAAGTTCCGTTCAATGGCAATCATTGAGGAAGAGCCAGCGGCATTACTTGATAAATTTTTAAACTATGAGGCTCCATCGATCAAAGCGTTTGAATAG
- a CDS encoding pyridoxal-phosphate-dependent aminotransferase family protein, translated as MYPNILRHPGPTPIPKRVQLAMSQDMISHRTPEFVRLYQETTNRVKPIFGTSQDILLLPSGGTAALEAAAVNTVSPGEEVVVITVGAFGNYFVSICEKYGFKVHKLEKSWGKACTEEDLTEFLKPLSNIKAVFATYNETSTGILNPIEKLAEVVRTHTDALFIVDGVSCLGGAPAEMDQWGIDILVTGSQKAMMLPPGLALLSVSERAWKIIEETNKPAYYLDLLSYREWAEKGMTPNTPAISLIMGLSAVCDLIDEEGGFSQTVARHELMKNMVREAMRALSIRLLTSDEHASPTITAICAPEGLDLPSFIGHLKEKYHLDFAGGLGHLQGKIFRFGHMGYCFPSDILQAVSLIEAGLQDYSYSFEPGAGVAAAQNVFLNSLRK; from the coding sequence ATGTATCCGAATATACTAAGACACCCAGGACCGACTCCAATACCTAAAAGAGTTCAGCTTGCTATGAGCCAGGACATGATTAGCCATCGGACACCAGAGTTTGTACGGTTATATCAAGAAACGACCAATCGTGTGAAACCTATTTTCGGGACATCACAAGATATTCTACTTCTTCCATCAGGCGGTACTGCAGCATTAGAAGCAGCAGCGGTAAACACCGTTTCCCCTGGCGAAGAAGTCGTGGTTATCACCGTCGGAGCCTTTGGCAATTATTTCGTGTCTATTTGTGAGAAATACGGATTTAAGGTACATAAGCTCGAAAAGAGTTGGGGTAAGGCTTGTACGGAGGAAGATCTTACTGAGTTCCTTAAACCGTTATCAAATATAAAGGCAGTTTTTGCAACCTATAATGAGACTTCGACTGGAATTCTAAACCCTATTGAAAAATTAGCAGAGGTTGTTCGTACTCATACAGACGCTTTGTTTATTGTCGATGGAGTTAGCTGTCTTGGCGGAGCTCCTGCAGAAATGGACCAATGGGGAATTGACATTTTAGTAACCGGGTCACAAAAAGCGATGATGCTCCCTCCTGGCCTGGCACTGTTAAGCGTCAGTGAAAGGGCATGGAAAATAATCGAGGAAACGAATAAACCCGCTTATTACTTGGATTTACTTAGCTATCGTGAGTGGGCAGAGAAAGGCATGACACCTAACACCCCTGCCATCTCATTGATTATGGGACTTTCCGCTGTCTGTGACTTGATTGATGAGGAAGGCGGATTTTCGCAAACGGTGGCAAGGCATGAACTAATGAAGAATATGGTTCGTGAGGCGATGAGGGCTCTTTCTATCAGACTGCTAACATCCGATGAGCATGCATCACCAACCATTACGGCTATATGTGCACCAGAAGGACTGGACTTACCTTCCTTCATTGGTCACTTAAAGGAGAAATATCACCTAGATTTTGCTGGCGGCCTTGGTCATCTACAAGGGAAGATTTTCCGGTTTGGTCACATGGGTTATTGCTTCCCAAGTGATATCCTTCAAGCCGTTTCTCTGATCGAAGCTGGTTTACAAGACTACTCCTATTCCTTCGAACCAGGGGCAGGAGTCGCTGCGGCACAAAATGTTTTCTTGAACTCTCTACGGAAGTAA
- a CDS encoding transporter substrate-binding domain-containing protein: MKKFGLFTLFLVLTLFIAACGTDKTASESGSSKKVYKVGVDTTYPPFEFKEGDEYKGIDIELINAIAEKQGFEIELSPMDFGGIIPAMQANQLDVAIAGMSITEDRKKIVDFSSPYFDAGLIVVVKDDNSTVKSVDDLKGKKVAVKKGTSGAKYAVDNASKLGIEVVQFNDSPAMFQEVSNGNADALIEDYPVITYAIAQKDLGLKTVGDRLNGDQYGIAVLKGKNQDLLEKINNGLAELKKDGTYDKILKTYLGE; this comes from the coding sequence ATGAAAAAATTTGGCCTATTTACGTTGTTTCTGGTTCTAACTCTTTTTATCGCAGCGTGTGGAACCGATAAAACAGCGAGTGAAAGTGGTAGTAGTAAAAAAGTATATAAAGTTGGTGTTGATACAACTTATCCTCCGTTTGAATTTAAAGAAGGAGACGAATATAAGGGAATCGATATCGAGTTAATTAACGCGATTGCGGAAAAACAAGGGTTTGAAATCGAACTTTCGCCAATGGACTTTGGTGGAATTATTCCAGCTATGCAAGCTAACCAGCTTGACGTGGCGATTGCCGGAATGAGTATTACAGAAGATAGAAAAAAAATTGTAGATTTCTCATCACCGTATTTTGACGCGGGATTAATCGTTGTTGTTAAAGATGATAATTCAACGGTTAAATCCGTTGATGACCTTAAAGGGAAAAAAGTTGCTGTTAAAAAAGGTACGTCTGGTGCGAAATATGCAGTAGATAATGCTTCAAAACTAGGAATCGAAGTTGTTCAATTTAACGATAGTCCTGCGATGTTCCAGGAAGTATCAAATGGAAATGCAGATGCTCTAATTGAAGATTACCCTGTTATCACTTATGCGATTGCCCAGAAGGATTTAGGATTAAAAACTGTGGGAGATCGTTTAAATGGAGATCAATACGGAATTGCTGTATTGAAAGGTAAAAATCAGGATTTATTAGAAAAAATCAACAATGGGCTTGCTGAGCTTAAAAAAGATGGAACCTATGATAAAATTCTAAAAACGTATCTTGGTGAATAA
- a CDS encoding saccharopine dehydrogenase family protein, with protein sequence MGKALIIGAGGVASVAVHKCVQNSDVFEEICIASRTKSKCDDLKAKLEGTTKTKITTAQVDADNVDELIALINEVKPDIVMNLALPYQDLTIMDACLATKTHYMDTANYEPEDTAKFEYKWQWEYKERFEKAGITALLGSGFDPGVTGVFSAYALKHYFDEIEYIDILDCNGGDHGYPFATNFNPEINIREVSANGRYWENGEWVETEPMEIKRVYDFAEVGQKDMYLLYHEELESLAKNMPGLKRIRFFMTFGQSYITHLKALENVGMTSIEPIEFEGKQIIPLQFLKAVLPDPASLGPRTVGKTNIGCIFQGKKDGKPVKYYVYNVCDHQECYREVGSQAISYTTGVPAMIGAAMVMTGKWNKPGVFNIEEFNPDPFMEELNKWGLPWVEDFNPVLVDEPVNEKELEHIR encoded by the coding sequence ATGGGAAAAGCACTTATCATTGGTGCGGGCGGCGTCGCATCAGTAGCAGTTCATAAATGTGTTCAAAACAGTGACGTATTTGAAGAGATTTGTATCGCAAGTCGTACAAAATCAAAATGCGATGATTTAAAGGCAAAATTAGAAGGTACAACAAAAACAAAAATTACGACAGCTCAAGTAGACGCAGACAATGTAGATGAGTTAATCGCTTTAATCAATGAAGTTAAACCAGATATCGTGATGAACTTAGCATTACCATATCAAGACTTAACGATTATGGATGCTTGTCTTGCAACAAAGACACACTATATGGATACAGCGAACTACGAGCCTGAAGATACAGCAAAATTTGAATACAAATGGCAATGGGAATACAAAGAGCGCTTTGAAAAAGCTGGCATTACAGCTCTTTTAGGCAGCGGCTTTGACCCAGGTGTAACGGGAGTATTCTCTGCTTATGCATTAAAGCATTATTTTGATGAAATCGAATATATCGATATCCTTGACTGCAACGGCGGCGACCATGGCTATCCGTTTGCAACAAACTTTAACCCTGAAATCAATATCCGTGAAGTTTCTGCTAACGGCCGTTACTGGGAAAATGGCGAATGGGTTGAAACGGAGCCAATGGAAATTAAGCGCGTTTATGACTTCGCTGAAGTTGGCCAAAAAGATATGTACCTGCTTTACCACGAAGAGCTTGAATCTCTTGCGAAAAACATGCCTGGCCTTAAGCGTATCCGTTTCTTCATGACATTTGGCCAAAGCTATATTACACACCTTAAAGCTCTTGAAAATGTAGGAATGACTTCTATCGAACCAATTGAATTCGAAGGAAAACAAATCATTCCCCTTCAGTTCTTGAAGGCTGTATTACCAGATCCAGCTTCTCTTGGACCACGTACAGTTGGAAAAACTAATATCGGCTGTATCTTCCAAGGTAAAAAAGACGGAAAACCGGTAAAGTATTATGTTTACAACGTTTGTGACCACCAAGAGTGCTACAGAGAAGTTGGTTCCCAAGCGATCTCTTATACAACTGGTGTTCCTGCAATGATCGGTGCAGCAATGGTTATGACTGGAAAGTGGAATAAACCAGGCGTATTCAATATTGAAGAATTTAATCCAGATCCATTCATGGAAGAGTTAAACAAATGGGGACTTCCATGGGTAGAAGATTTTAATCCTGTGCTTGTTGATGAGCCAGTAAACGAAAAAGAGTTGGAGCACATTCGATAA
- a CDS encoding amino acid ABC transporter permease: protein MDIIVSALPILLKGLQVTLYIFLIAILLGFLIGLVIALLRLAPLKILNWIAKVYVDAIRGTPFIVQLFFIYFGINSLQFISLNSTTAGIITVAINAGAYFAEIIRAGIQSIDKGQTEAARSIGFTGAQTMRYIILPQAFRRMLPTITNQSIISLKDTSLLSVIGIADLTQQGQIQASATFEAFKIWLAVGVIYFIVIYLLTLLANFVERRFQLR from the coding sequence GTGGATATTATTGTTTCTGCTTTGCCCATATTATTAAAAGGGCTTCAAGTTACACTCTATATCTTTTTAATTGCTATATTACTAGGTTTTTTAATAGGTTTAGTAATCGCCTTGCTGCGACTTGCGCCTCTTAAAATCTTAAACTGGATCGCAAAGGTTTATGTCGACGCTATTCGAGGAACGCCATTTATTGTGCAATTGTTCTTTATTTATTTTGGTATTAATTCACTTCAATTTATTTCCTTAAACAGTACGACTGCTGGGATCATTACGGTTGCAATTAATGCCGGAGCCTATTTTGCTGAGATTATAAGAGCAGGTATTCAATCGATTGATAAAGGACAAACGGAAGCGGCCAGATCGATTGGCTTTACTGGTGCACAAACAATGCGCTATATCATTCTTCCACAGGCATTTAGAAGAATGCTCCCAACCATTACGAATCAATCCATAATCAGCTTAAAAGATACTTCGCTTTTATCGGTCATTGGTATTGCCGATTTAACACAGCAAGGACAGATTCAAGCATCAGCCACATTTGAAGCTTTCAAGATTTGGCTGGCTGTAGGTGTCATTTACTTCATCGTCATTTACTTGTTAACACTTCTTGCTAATTTCGTTGAGAGGAGGTTTCAACTGCGATGA
- a CDS encoding DUF2207 domain-containing protein — translation MLKKRFTSIILLVLLFAFPHQSLAVEFSITNVKIDATLQNNGNVEVEETHTYDFDGEFNGITREVVPKEGASISQFTATENGKNLRIEKEDDLYKVHRKGEDETITVKLHYTIENRIEVYQDVAQFYWPFFDERNDSSYEDLSITIHPPASTDDAIAFGYDEAFTTETIQEDGSVIFTLGYVPSNTNADIRLAYPANLFPNAPLTADKPMKEEILNAKQELIDHAETDAKTKETLSTISTIGLPSFTIILLLLMMRDWLAARSIRNDFMREGISSLSVPKQIMSLPATIYFTNNNYLQPRAMGAALLDLVRQGYVTKTADDQVSKNPIQMSIET, via the coding sequence ATGTTGAAAAAGCGGTTTACTAGCATAATCTTACTAGTTTTATTATTCGCTTTTCCCCACCAAAGTTTAGCTGTCGAGTTTTCGATTACCAATGTAAAAATCGATGCAACCTTACAAAACAACGGAAATGTAGAAGTAGAAGAAACCCATACGTATGATTTTGATGGAGAATTTAACGGGATTACCCGTGAAGTGGTTCCGAAAGAAGGAGCTTCTATCAGCCAATTTACTGCCACTGAGAACGGTAAGAATTTACGGATTGAAAAAGAAGATGACTTATATAAGGTTCACCGTAAAGGTGAGGATGAAACCATTACAGTGAAACTCCACTACACGATTGAAAATAGAATAGAGGTATACCAGGACGTTGCGCAATTTTACTGGCCGTTTTTTGATGAAAGAAATGATTCCTCCTATGAGGATCTTTCGATTACGATTCACCCTCCTGCGTCGACAGATGATGCCATTGCCTTTGGATATGACGAGGCGTTTACTACTGAAACCATACAGGAAGATGGGTCCGTCATTTTTACATTAGGATATGTTCCTAGTAATACGAATGCCGATATCCGTCTAGCCTATCCTGCTAACCTTTTTCCAAATGCGCCCCTCACCGCTGATAAACCGATGAAAGAGGAAATTCTTAATGCAAAGCAAGAACTCATCGACCATGCCGAAACTGACGCCAAAACAAAGGAAACACTTTCAACGATTAGCACGATAGGTCTCCCTTCCTTTACTATTATTTTATTACTATTAATGATGCGAGATTGGTTAGCAGCACGATCAATAAGAAATGATTTTATGCGTGAGGGAATATCGTCTCTTTCTGTACCAAAACAAATCATGAGTTTACCTGCAACCATCTATTTTACTAACAACAACTATCTTCAACCCAGGGCCATGGGTGCTGCATTACTAGATTTAGTTCGCCAAGGATATGTAACGAAAACGGCAGATGATCAGGTTTCAAAGAATCCGATCCAAATGTCTATCGAAACATGA
- a CDS encoding DUF2207 family protein, protein MELLFDKIGANHIFNLNDLTAFTKNKKNHLKYNTYQSEWRQAVKQEVDSHSLYENKQTYRLLIGFSSILLLPFIFFFLIYGLYVSFIVTLLLVITVIIYASVYRPKTLEGAQIAYDWKQFKVRFKDLPQTEWEKWSEDDRMRAYIYGLGISSKEIDRKHDQLIEALTPTDHDYVDDGSFFSIIYIGPYASSSFHSAYQSSLSRGGSDSGGGSSGGGGGSGAF, encoded by the coding sequence ATGGAGCTGCTTTTTGATAAAATTGGAGCAAACCATATCTTTAATCTTAATGACTTAACAGCTTTTACAAAGAACAAGAAGAATCATCTGAAATACAATACGTACCAAAGTGAATGGAGGCAAGCAGTTAAACAGGAGGTTGACAGTCACTCCCTTTACGAAAACAAACAAACTTACCGGTTACTCATTGGTTTTTCAAGTATCCTTTTACTACCGTTTATTTTCTTTTTCCTGATTTATGGGCTATATGTTTCCTTTATCGTGACATTGCTATTAGTAATTACCGTCATCATTTATGCTAGTGTCTATCGACCAAAAACACTAGAAGGCGCGCAGATTGCATACGACTGGAAGCAATTTAAGGTGCGCTTTAAAGATTTACCACAAACAGAGTGGGAGAAATGGTCTGAAGATGATCGCATGCGCGCCTATATTTATGGGCTCGGAATCAGCAGCAAAGAAATAGATCGAAAACATGATCAGCTTATCGAAGCACTTACCCCAACGGATCACGATTACGTAGATGATGGCAGCTTCTTCTCGATCATCTACATCGGACCATACGCTTCTTCAAGTTTCCACTCCGCTTATCAATCTTCTTTGAGCAGAGGAGGCTCGGATTCTGGAGGAGGAAGTAGCGGAGGAGGCGGCGGGTCCGGTGCTTTCTAA
- the hxlA gene encoding 3-hexulose-6-phosphate synthase encodes MKIQLALDRMEISEAIELTRKVEDSVDWIEVGTSLIKEFGMASVRELKKAFPAKTIVADIKTIDNARYEFEMCYEAGADVATVMGVSPLVTIEACMQVAGRYNKTVMIDLLNTTEHQKRDLMKYKNAVFCEHVSKDQQEELGASNHGAVENNFYGPDMTIAAAGGITLDSLDLIRKTLNPSIVIIGSAITKAEYPAEAAAKFKLVEAK; translated from the coding sequence ATGAAAATACAACTTGCTTTGGATCGGATGGAAATAAGTGAAGCGATTGAATTAACAAGAAAAGTAGAGGACTCCGTTGATTGGATAGAGGTCGGAACCTCATTAATTAAGGAATTTGGGATGGCGAGCGTTAGAGAGCTGAAAAAAGCTTTCCCTGCCAAAACGATTGTTGCCGATATAAAAACGATTGATAATGCCCGTTATGAATTTGAAATGTGCTATGAAGCCGGAGCGGATGTGGCGACTGTCATGGGCGTGTCTCCCCTTGTAACCATTGAGGCGTGTATGCAGGTTGCAGGGCGATACAATAAAACCGTAATGATTGATTTATTAAATACAACAGAGCACCAAAAAAGAGATTTAATGAAATACAAGAATGCTGTTTTTTGTGAGCATGTAAGCAAGGATCAACAAGAGGAGCTTGGGGCTAGCAATCATGGTGCAGTGGAAAACAACTTCTATGGTCCTGATATGACCATTGCTGCTGCAGGGGGAATTACCCTCGATTCATTGGATTTAATACGCAAAACACTAAATCCTTCCATCGTGATCATAGGCTCCGCTATCACGAAGGCAGAGTATCCAGCAGAAGCAGCAGCCAAATTTAAACTAGTGGAGGCAAAATAA
- the hxlB gene encoding 6-phospho-3-hexuloisomerase yields the protein MLFIPTIIKEIETVLNQVEENKLDDIARQLQKAKRIFVIGEGRSGLMAKSFAMRLMHLGAAVYVVGETITPSIEEGDLLVAISGSGTTKNVVWTAEKTHTLGCSVVAVTANPESPLADSATTILHVPAATKYRRESELKTIQPLGSLFDQCAHIVFDTLCLQYSALNKVDHNAAFKRHSNLE from the coding sequence ATGTTATTCATTCCTACTATTATTAAAGAAATCGAAACTGTACTGAATCAGGTAGAAGAAAATAAGCTGGACGATATCGCCCGCCAATTGCAAAAAGCCAAGCGAATTTTCGTTATTGGTGAAGGTCGTTCCGGGCTGATGGCCAAATCATTTGCCATGCGCTTAATGCATTTAGGTGCTGCCGTCTATGTTGTAGGTGAAACAATCACCCCATCTATTGAAGAAGGAGACCTTTTAGTAGCGATTTCTGGTTCAGGAACAACCAAGAATGTGGTTTGGACAGCTGAAAAGACACATACTCTTGGCTGTTCCGTAGTAGCTGTTACCGCAAATCCAGAATCACCATTGGCAGATTCTGCAACAACCATTCTTCACGTCCCCGCTGCTACTAAATATCGTCGTGAGAGTGAATTGAAAACGATTCAACCGCTTGGTTCCCTATTCGACCAGTGCGCTCACATTGTATTCGATACCCTATGTCTGCAATACAGTGCACTTAACAAAGTGGACCACAACGCTGCATTTAAACGCCATAGTAATTTAGAGTAG
- a CDS encoding HIT family protein codes for MELNKDCMYCMKDERRDNLMIEICDLEVSTVFLFREQTYTGRCNVVYKGHVKELYELDSQELSAFMNDVKKVAAAVDKAFQPGKINYGAYGDKMHHLHMHIVPKYEGKEEWGSTFVMNPDKTYLTEEQYKEIIETIKKSL; via the coding sequence ATGGAGTTAAATAAAGATTGTATGTACTGCATGAAGGATGAAAGACGAGACAACCTTATGATTGAAATTTGTGATCTAGAGGTATCGACGGTTTTTCTTTTTAGAGAACAGACGTATACCGGCAGATGTAATGTGGTATATAAAGGCCATGTTAAAGAACTCTATGAACTTGATAGCCAGGAGTTATCTGCTTTTATGAACGATGTGAAGAAGGTTGCAGCCGCTGTGGACAAGGCTTTCCAACCTGGAAAAATTAATTACGGAGCGTATGGTGATAAAATGCACCACCTACATATGCACATTGTGCCAAAATACGAAGGTAAAGAAGAATGGGGTTCCACTTTTGTGATGAACCCAGATAAAACATATCTAACAGAAGAACAATACAAGGAAATTATCGAAACAATTAAAAAATCACTTTAA
- a CDS encoding LysM peptidoglycan-binding and 3D domain-containing protein has translation MLKKFVSILAVAVLSVTVSANVQAESIIVQKGDTLWALSRTNNMSLENLQKINNLTTDLIHPGDVLTVAPEIQYTVIQDDTLWDIAMNHQVTVSQLKEWNQLHTDLIHPGLNLVIFEGFENTNIDLTEQPKQETAPAAEATTESTPAVEEQAPAPAQSAPAEEAQAPAPTESAPAVEAAAPSQKEITVEATAYTASCEGCSGITATGINLLENPNQKVISVDPTVIPLGSKVYVEGYGEAIAGDTGGAIKGNKIDVFIPSKSEAINFGRKQLKVTILN, from the coding sequence ATGCTTAAGAAATTCGTATCAATTTTAGCAGTTGCTGTACTCTCAGTAACTGTAAGTGCTAATGTCCAAGCTGAAAGTATTATAGTTCAAAAAGGGGATACCCTTTGGGCTCTGTCACGGACAAATAACATGTCTTTAGAAAATCTCCAAAAGATAAATAATCTTACTACTGACCTTATTCATCCTGGGGATGTACTAACGGTCGCACCGGAAATACAATATACGGTTATTCAGGACGACACATTATGGGACATAGCCATGAATCATCAGGTAACAGTTTCACAATTGAAAGAATGGAACCAATTACATACTGATCTTATCCATCCTGGATTAAATCTTGTAATCTTTGAAGGTTTCGAAAATACTAATATCGATTTAACAGAACAACCAAAACAGGAAACTGCACCTGCAGCAGAAGCGACAACTGAAAGTACACCTGCAGTAGAGGAGCAAGCGCCAGCACCTGCACAAAGTGCACCCGCAGAGGAAGCACAAGCCCCTGCACCAACAGAAAGTGCACCGGCGGTAGAAGCTGCAGCACCTAGTCAAAAGGAAATTACAGTAGAAGCGACAGCCTATACGGCTAGTTGTGAGGGCTGCTCCGGCATTACGGCCACTGGGATCAACCTTTTAGAAAACCCAAATCAGAAGGTCATCTCTGTTGACCCGACTGTTATACCGCTCGGCAGTAAAGTATATGTAGAAGGCTATGGTGAAGCAATTGCAGGAGATACAGGCGGTGCCATTAAAGGAAATAAAATTGATGTCTTTATCCCGTCAAAATCAGAAGCCATCAATTTTGGAAGAAAGCAATTAAAGGTAACCATCTTAAACTAA
- a CDS encoding amino acid ABC transporter ATP-binding protein yields MSMITVKNLRKSFGNLEVLKDINAEVKEKEVICVIGPSGSGKSTFLRCLNRLEEITGGQVVINGHDITDKKVDLNKVRQEVGMVFQQFNLFPHMTVLENITLGPVKIHSTEKTAAEKLALELLDKVGLREKANSYPGELSGGQKQRVAIARALAMNPKIMLFDEPTSALDPEMVGDVLEVMKQLAKEGMTMVVVTHEMGFAREVGDRVIFMDGGYIVEENEPNALFGNPQHERTKAFLSKVL; encoded by the coding sequence ATGAGCATGATCACGGTAAAAAACTTAAGAAAATCATTTGGTAATCTAGAGGTTTTGAAAGATATTAATGCAGAAGTGAAGGAAAAAGAGGTTATTTGTGTCATCGGTCCTTCCGGTTCAGGAAAGAGTACATTCCTACGCTGCTTAAATCGCTTGGAAGAGATTACTGGCGGACAGGTAGTCATTAATGGACATGATATTACGGACAAAAAGGTTGACCTTAACAAGGTTAGACAAGAGGTTGGAATGGTGTTTCAACAATTTAACCTGTTCCCTCATATGACTGTTTTAGAGAACATCACATTGGGTCCTGTTAAGATTCATTCTACAGAGAAAACTGCAGCGGAAAAATTAGCGCTGGAGTTACTCGATAAAGTAGGATTACGAGAAAAAGCAAATAGCTATCCAGGAGAATTATCCGGAGGACAAAAGCAGCGTGTTGCGATTGCAAGGGCACTAGCGATGAATCCAAAGATTATGCTTTTTGACGAGCCGACTTCTGCACTTGACCCTGAAATGGTCGGGGATGTTTTAGAAGTTATGAAGCAGCTTGCTAAAGAGGGTATGACCATGGTTGTAGTTACCCACGAAATGGGCTTTGCTAGAGAAGTGGGCGACCGTGTTATTTTCATGGATGGCGGCTATATTGTGGAGGAAAATGAACCGAACGCGTTATTCGGCAACCCTCAGCATGAACGAACGAAAGCATTTTTAAGTAAAGTGCTGTAA